One genomic window of Quercus lobata isolate SW786 chromosome 9, ValleyOak3.0 Primary Assembly, whole genome shotgun sequence includes the following:
- the LOC115961514 gene encoding uncharacterized protein LOC115961514, with protein sequence MADEVIHSLEDMKLTTEEEEVIPISDEGRQEEIERCVLSLIGKFLTCKPFNKRAALSPMKRAWGLENKVQVVDVGANLFQFKFPTEFDLERVLKNGPWTFDNQALLLVRWRAGMTASNVKFESASFWVQIWGAPFDMVSPKVAEKIGSRLGVVEEVEKRLKQDTPSMFMRVKVALPISKPLRRGAFVAGSNGQRTWVSFRYERLALFCHHCGLLGHDIKHCAQHFAITKGGREVPCQYGEWLKASGSRGRSPNRRDQVREADDKGNAERRTTQQHQNELSGMVNDGGRDESEIRDGGDMRFNEANVN encoded by the coding sequence ATGGCAGATGAAGTGATACACAGCTTGGAGGATATGAAACTGACTACAGAAGAGGAGGAAGTTATACCTATCTCCGATGAGGGTAGGCAAGAAGAGATTGAGAGATGTGTCCTAAGTTTAATCGGTAAGTTCCTCACCTGCAAACCCTTTAATAAAAGAGCTGCTCTAAGCCCAATGAAGAGGGCGTGGGGATTGGAAAACAAAGTACAGGTTGTGGACGTCGGAGCAAACCTTTTTCAGTTCAAGTTTCCGACTGAATTTGATTTGGAAAGGGTTTTGAAGAATGGGCCGTGGACTTTCGATAACCAAGCTCTATTACTAGTTCGATGGAGAGCTGGGATGACCGCTAGCAATGTCAAGTTTGAGTCTGCGTCATTTTGGGTGCAAATCTGGGGAGCCCCGTTTGATATGGTCTCTCCAAAAGTAGCAGAGAAAATAGGGAGTCGGttgggagttgttgaagaagTGGAGAAGAGGCTGAAACAGGATACTCCAAGCATGTTTATGAGAGTTAAGGTGGCGCTGCCTATATCAAAACCGCTTCGGAGAGGGGCGTTTGTTGCTGGATCAAATGGACAGAGGACATGGGTCTCATTTAGGTACGAAAGGCTTGCTCTGTTTTGCCATCACTGCGGTTTGCTTGGCCACGACATCAAGCATTGTGCTCAACACTTCGCGATAACAAAGGGAGGTAGAGAAGTTCCTTGCCAGTATGGGGAATGGCTGAAGGCCTCAGGGAGTCGTGGTCGGTCTCCAAATCGGCGAGACCAAGTTCGTGAGGCAGATGACAAAGGGAACGCTGAGAGGAGAACAACGCAGCAACATCAGAATGAGTTGTCTGGGATGGTTAACGATGGCGGAAGGGATGAGTCAGAGATTAGGGATGGAGGAGACATGCGCTTTAATGAGGCTAACGTGAATTAG